cagagaaggtggaagctggctgccttccagcctccagggttccgtggttctgtgctggagttgaactttcggttttcctttttcctctttccccttcccaagttcttttctttaaccattgtcgtagattcctctacaaacagcccagcttctctttccccacaggccctacatttgcttgctttgtgccctctctacggggcacaaagatgtttctaacatagctgtcgtgacaattcctctgctggacagtacaaaattaggaatgtctttaattccctgtagtgccctgcaactcctcgtgctgttatcttgtgctgatgcatcaccacaaccatggtgagctgcctgcacgcaaacatgaagaacgaacaaaatggatcttcagtccagggggaccttgggaaattctgggagtcagccagaagaaactgcttaagttttacaaagagaagtggccagtcctgcatcagggggaagaaaaacaccgtattacagtgccaggtgggacgtgacaggatgagcagtgaccttgaggagaagggcccacgcattatgagggacaccacatgaggcagtggcgcatgctgaccatgaacgaggccagctgcacacagggatggattaggaggagagggctacccagacagcttgacttttcatgccctttcagtgagccgtggtgtggccacacctggacatgtctgtccctctgtgggaattcctgctgtagacaggtggggaggaacgggagagtgcccagaggaggtctgcacatggcctctgcttgaggccccagaccccatccttctgacctctgccatcccagcacaaccccaggaacatgctgtccctggagaaacaccagcctctccagacagctccagattcccctcccacaggatgggtggcctttatgtcatctgtgtgaagggctggggtacgtccctcagttaaacccacgatcttacctctcaccagacaccgactggtgactcctaaatccagtccaatatctctaaaatgttacaaacggacagtcagctttttattcctggacacatggaggaggaagaagaccttcaggggtgaatttcctcaggcatgtttggagaaagaccccagcattaaagcactgcaccagggagatcttgattgttaacagagactctgtgaaagaggccagctctgagccactgtgaaatacatttttagaagggaaccaggtgaaactaagacgtaaatgtctcaggtgtagtgacacaagtgaaacctttgtgtaggagcataaaaaccataaatgacaatatcaacagcaatgatgagaaatgtaatcattaaaaacacaaagccaataacaaaacacacaaaaaagcagatggaatcaaatagtgcgggagtcatttgtggagagaggtggaacatttctccctcttgaaaaaaatccatgaaatcagatacctaatggcctccttgagctcctggttcctcatgctgtagatgagggggttcagtgctggaggcaacactgagtacagcacagccaccaccaggtcgagaactggggaggagatggaggggggcttcaggtaggcaaacatggcagtgctgacaaacagggagacgacggccaggtgagggaggcacgtggaaaaggctttgtgccgtccctgctcagaggggatcctcagcacggccctgaagatctgcacataggacagcacgatgaacacaaagcacccgaaggttaaacaggcactgaccacaagaagcccaacttccctgaggtaggagtgtgagcaggagagcttgaggatctgggggatttcacagaagaactggtccagggcattgccctggcagaggggtagggaaaatgtattggccatgtgcaggagagcattgagaaacccactgccccaggcagctgctgccatgtggacacaagctctgctgcccaggagggtcccgtagtgcaggggtttgcagatggcaacgtagcggtcataggccataatggtgagaagacaatactctgctgcaagaaagaagacgaagaacaagagctgtgcagcacatcctgcataggagatgtccctggtgtcccagagggaattggccatggctttgggaagagtggtggagatggagcccaggtcaaggagggagaggttgaggaggaagaagtacatgggggtgtggagacggtggtcacaggcgatggtggtgatgatgaggccattggccaggagggcagccaggtagatgcccaggaaggtccagaagtggaagagctgcagctcccgtgtgtctgcgaatgccaggaggaggaactgggtgatggagctgccattcgacattttcttcccctgggcttggagacctgtgaatggaaagaaaagcagtgagaagttagggaagatttctctcaaactaaagtattcaattggtcttagaaacccaccaaactggctctcgcctttcaggaagaccttttgcaggtcctttttgtacactctggttggtgctggctgatagtccactggagagctgagatctctgcaggattcagtcctgccctacagccatgggtaaaaaggaacacggggtgatcttagattaaatccactcctggcatcgaagggcttttcagcattgtcacccgactgcagggcagagctcagggcaccttgttgttggtgttgttctgttgtagtttccccaccacacctgaggagtgtttttaaggcagaaatccctggcatttctgctgtgctgcaagtgaaaccttgtgggtcctgcgagccaaggggactgtccctcagtgcagagcgaggacagcgagtttgtccatcggaattgctctcagctgccctgtgctgctgccctttgagctggaggatgatcccaagcagacattcccctgagaagaacctggacactgctgagagcagaggagtcccatttacaagcgcagttctcccagcccctcacctgagctcactggacccgaggaggatctcagctctcccctcccagccagggacacagggggctcactgcagctgcctacattcagctctccagctggatttacgtggccttggcactgacatgtctactccgtggggctgctagacgacacagggatgccacgggagagctgagcccttctggagggcagcgtgcagccaagcaggacactcctgggaaagagccaactagcctaaagatggggtggcttactctcggccccacacactgcagtccccagagcccaaaatattaaaggcatttggatgcttttcctccctggatacacaggcatgacaggacgtgcagcgtcagtgtctgagctgcacctcaATCCTCaacccccaccacagtggaagaagggaaggaacaaggacagcaggggtgagaggggaacaggtgaaaattcttcttcaaaaagagtcaggacagggagacacttgaacatttctcctccaggatgtgggagaggagaccagggagtgtctccagggaatgtatgtgtggtggtggggaggtgccatcctaaatggaaaaggaaattcctttctcccactccccatgcatcccactaaaggtggaaaattcaaaacatgggctccatttctttcaggtaaatgctgccttgaagtccttctccaaaaggatcctctgcaaatgtcctgggggtgatctggagctgggaggaaacacgacccatgcagcaccctcacgactgcagaaggaccctgccatgacacgactggggtcactccttccacccacagcttctccccgcagcgccatggggagctccccgggcaggctgagagctgaccctggcaggcagcagagtccctggcccagcacacagttccctgggacacggggaccctgctctgaaggacagccctgagcacccctgcacgcacacccaccttcacagcccggcagccgtccctgggagaaggcagccgacatgccctgtgcctttggtgatgtggtaggggtgccctgctctcgagcacatccttctcaacaccgacggagccttgagagccttcctgacagatcacattagccatgggctatgccagctttaggagactgctccagggagcctctctgcattatactgcagcagagacacagcatgccctgtccctctgacggtgcagcagggaagccctgctccacacgttgtccttctcctcgaaactagagaaactgtgagagttgtacttgcagatcccgtaggctgggggttggtccagcttctggagatccctccagcagctgcagaatcaatgccctgcagccagagactgtgcaaaggctgtgaggatttctcccagtgagctctcagcactctcccaccccaggctgcctttaagatccgctggcctcacacatctcccctcgttacctgcaggcagtgccctcagccctgctgccctttgcagaggagctgctcctgggcagagccgtctctctgcagcgctgcccgcttgccacgagctccctccatgccaggagcccagcccagctcagacgcagaggaccagcccgagacgtcactttctctgcctcctcggggctccctggaggtgtccctgtgcctccaggggaacctactgggaaagagactgaagtaatactgtgtggtctctcttgcacctctggagagacgcttctttccagccgggtaatttctcctatcagagagctgcgcacgagaaaggtcttgttccttctggtatgagacaggaaacctggacagtgccagatctcctttgcccccgctgagtgaaggcagtcggcttcgtcaattgaggcatctcctccttggtttgtagtcctgggtgtgaagtggactcagctctcacttagggctgccacaatcccacaggaggggggattcctcttgcctctcttcaggtgggcacaaaataggcacctgctgcatgggagctgctggtctcagctcccagcgtcattcctggagatggaggccagcagtgagctcttcagactcaaacacctactgacatttcaggtctcagacgtggtccaagatacgtgccggtaactgcaagatctaacggagcagttcatggagacagggcagtatctggtgccgtcatctttgagattcatgaggaattcctttggccaccagcacgtgcccacattttggacaactgaacttttccctactctttcaacccagggcagccttctgaggtagtcaggggaccagatgtactcattgccattgacatcatccatcttctccatcagccgtgtatactagatccccactgactgtaatggcagatgtctcatggacatccccacatcacacctaacctaattcagggcagctactcaatggccatggacaggcctgttgtgctacaggaggtgccagggctctccagcacaactgcaggtggccggcagggactgcacaggacctacgggaaaggcatcgccttcagagtgggtgcgagacacacactccagatgccatgtctcatagattcagtttctgttggctggcaactgaatcccacgagggcaatgaggcagggtctgacccacctccatccagtcgatgcagagcagttcaggaacaggaagcacatcacactgggatctccactcatttgcctattcaagcaacacaaggaagtctccagaataatgaccccaggtcttattggagacattaatgaccctgacaccactggaaggggaacacagcagcatgcatactgtccagcaggtttctgtgtctcttgggacaacatctttgcacaggcgcaaggtaggccaacaaaggtgttgctgagtccagtcaattcagagggaattctgatcaggggtgtgaaaatgtcagcctgggctgtagcgaccatgaaatagcggggtctcagctcccaaggggagtgagaaaagaccgcAGCAGACTACAGAtactgggtctctagaggagaaatggggatggctttaggtaagctagagcttcccaagtgtagacccttgcaaggcaagggttcgagggcaccaagaggagaggctgctgcttcaggaacagttaaagaagaaacaaagagaatgagtggccactgctggaatttagtaacagcaggtgtagatgaatctgagattctctgtgtccttcttgccttggtctcctccagcaagctctcccaggcctttgtgccttgaggcaggactctggagggaaaaaaaaccgtggtgaatttggatagagtcaggagttacttgagcaaacacaatccttaccagtctatgggactggaggggtggcatccgagggagctgagagggcaggacgatgccacagtaaagccactctccatcatcattgaaaggatctggagtttgcgggaactccctaacaactggcagcacccaaatgctgcaggcactttctgctgtgaccctgctttgcgtagaatgttggtctatagaaatcttgcaaggtcacttccagcctgaacggaaagttcccagaacaggccaatgtctgccaccctgagacctggaatctgcactctgctcttcgtcctcactccctcgggagctgagactccactctttctttgctactagagccaaggctgacaaggatgacacaggttttctgatccaggtgagcatcaccttggttggcccatctggcagctgtgctaaaaagctgaggcaaagagcctccagacacctaaaggagcatttgcaccgtgctctcctgggaatgtcagggggtgctgggctgacttttggctgccaggtgcccacccagcttcactcccgctccccctccttctccactcgccttgctgtctgcagggctgtttctctccatgtgtctcactcctctctcttacagtgactgcacactgctgtttagccttgcttcaatatgctatcacagaggtgccacgagaattgcttactggctcagctttgggcagtggcatgtcccctttggagccagctgaaagtcgctctctctcacatggagtcacctcttgatcccttttctcctaagccacctgtgcagccccctcacccctaccaaaaactagccatgtcaacgcaatacacagggtcattgatgtccccggtaagacgttaagtcgttggtgagcccaagacttcctcaggttggttaaataagagttggtccccttcctctccttcattataggttctttgtgtcagagcagagatgtgctggacctcagtcgtggcaccagggccaagctcaggcgtgcaacaaagccagctgttaccaagtgcccaagtaccgtgcaggcaaaaggtttgcgtcagagcatgctgggggggatggcagatggcaatgtaaaggggaaacgaggagatcaatccctgctctcctcaggacgagagagaagcagggctggactctgcagccccagcaggagagggctttgctgtctgcggggtctctgcagccccagagggcctgtggtgcaggtgaagctgatctccaggaaggacaaggggcttttgcaagtgtccttggctatgggtatcctgagatccaggaacactgtgaaaatcattgctctgttccttgactgcatcatcaaagggatgactgagggatgtgggagaagcactccctgcatctactggattgagatgggacagcacttgcctcactgcagttgcttgaaggaaagcactgaacgcctcagaaggtctcttggggtctcttacacggctgctctgaatggggatgatgttcacgcaagtcctgtgctgtccctgccggctgcacgcagttgtgctggagagccctggcacctcaggcagctccacaggatggagtcaaccttgaaattgggcagctgccctgaattaggttgggcattgtaggggtgccagtgagaatccagccctaactgccaatggagatctggtaaagacagctggtggagaagagagagagacgtagctcttcagatggcaatgactccatttgctcagaggaatagctctgtaggctgccctgtacatagtgagcaggaacaggcttcattgtcctaaaggtggccatctgctgtcacttcagctgcccaaagcaatgccccaagagcctccaaaatgatggccccagacgctgccctgtccctctgaactgctccatcaaagtttagagatacctgcacatgtcttgggccacctctggcacttcaaatgtgcactgtggtttgcaggggtacaggagattcctccctttcattgtctgggtgtcctgtctcataggtggaaaagaagaggtcgttcttggacctaactctgcctctgataggggaaatgatactgccagaaaggaatgtcccccccaacagctgagggaggaaacatcagtcatgacttcagcttgtttcacaggaGTTTCCCCTTGAGcttcagggacatctttgatggagccacagcgagctgagaaagtgccacctgattaggtcagaagtcctcgattgcattgcatggaggagactcaagcattcaaatcatgtgcatgtggggagaggaacccgagttgagcacaagtgccaccagctattcccagagcgtccacgaaggcctgtgggacacactctgtcttcgggtaacttgactttgagaggaacgtcctctgggaaaccacctggatgccgcactgggatgtgcttccgtgaaccagggtccctatgtccatacctcatgccatgaggcatctcagatgggcaccacaccacagggctgaggtgcctcccagcatctgggagtggcagcaggaggccagagagtccctacgcctctgcacgtggaagggaagggctcgcggctttgaacagccctgtcagagccctgacaattctgcgtgtgacttcaggaacaaccccaccggcccaatgagatttctctcacctgccttttccggttcatcgcaagtgcctctgtgtgctgcctcaccctcccctgtccttatggcccatcccttgtttcacacagtctgaaagcagcacgtccacagagcatttcgcccgcgcagtccgaaagggttctgcaagcaggagtgtcactgccctccagaagatggcttttctcacccttcacacagaacagcgcacgtctagggactatgatgcactcagaagcacaggcacctccgtgtttcacctctctgaacttccttcccaatgtccttaggcacctaacagagaaacaaatgtggtcactcgaaggcgtacccacaaggagagaggggacaggaagacctaaaattttcca
This window of the Rissa tridactyla isolate bRisTri1 unplaced genomic scaffold, bRisTri1.patW.cur.20221130 scaffold_29, whole genome shotgun sequence genome carries:
- the LOC128903283 gene encoding olfactory receptor 14J1-like, with the translated sequence LHYGTLLGSRACVHMAAAAWGSGFLNALLHMANTFSLPLCQGNALDQFFCEIPQILKLSCSHSYLREVGLLVVSACLTFGCFVFIVLSYVQIFRAVLRIPSEQGRHKAFSTCLPHLAVVSLFVSTAMFAYLKPPSISSPVLDLVVAVLYSVLPPTPVEEAYLGKRRTS